In Brassica napus cultivar Da-Ae chromosome A3, Da-Ae, whole genome shotgun sequence, the sequence CGGTTTCTTGAACATTGAGAAAAGGCAATACCATGAATGTTCTATACCCTTATCAAACTACAGTACAGCTTAACAAAAAGCTATGAAGTGAGAAAGGTTCAAGTCAACTTACTGCTTTGGCCTCCTTAAATTCATCCACAGCCTTGTGAGATGCATAGGAGAATTCAACATCAGGACCCAACTCAGGAACAATGTAATGGCTGTTCAGAACTTTATTAGCATCAcatctgaacaaaaaaaaaccttctCTACAAACAGGTAAGAAAGGGGATTCATTTACTTACTAGTTTGTATCAAACCACTTGGTCATCTCCATAGCAGGAACAGAATCGTTTCCCCTAGCCATGGAGAAGTAAACATCAAACCCAATCTCACCATTTTTCCAACCATATCTAGACGGAACAGCACCAAGCATCGCTGTTGTATCCAACATCTGGTCATAGTATGAAAAAGTGTTGCTGGGGATATACTTGATCCCTGCATCAGCCATGTGTTTCCATATGGAGTTTCTCAGGTTAGCAGCAACAGTTTGCAAATCATTAGCAGCGGTTTTCCCGTCCCAGAAGGACTCCAATGCAAACTTGAGCTCTCTTTTGGGTCCGATACGGGGATACCCGACGATGTGGGATGACATTGCTCTATCtcgtgacaaaaaaataacaacttGATTAGAGAAttacatacaaataaataatacaaatgGATGACAGGTAACAAACTGATACTAACAGTAAACAGAGCAAAACCCAAACACTCTTTAACAATGAGCAAAGAGACCAAAGAACAGAAGCTAATCactaaaaaaaaaccataagaGAACACATTCATCAACCTTAACGTAACTCTCTTTTCATTGAGTTTGTGaattcataattatttttaattaaattatgaaaccataaggaaaataaatagaGCTGTAAACAACCTAACaagagaagaaaatgaaaaatgaaaccTGACGAGGTAGAATCCGTGACGGCGGGGACGGCGAGAAGCGGTTGCAAAAAGGAGAGACGGAGAATAGGAAGACGGTGGCGGAAGAGAAGGAAGGCGTCTTGGAAGCGAAGGCAACGGCGAGACTCTCTGAAGAGCGAGCTGACCCATTCCTTATATGTGTTTAAAACTGCTCTCTCCTATTATTTCTGTTCACAGTGCCCGGGGAAGAAGGAGACTCTCACACACACCACTATCTGCATTTCATTTCCCAGGTTttttaagtgatttttaatGCAATAATTATCATACAAAAATAATTCTCAAAtcgattattatatttttaacaaaactgatttattataaattgtaaaaaaattattatgattatgttattggtttatatattttgattaatttagaaattcatatagtatttataaattcaagtaaaatatacaaatccggaggttttctgtcagatttgagtctttgtattttttactaaaaaattcaaacaaatccattcaaatccattataaaatcaaatatattagtaaatccgtacgattgaataacacttgatttgatattgaatttatgaatcattaaaccaataacacatgattttaatacagatttgaaaatcacagaaccaataacactagatttagttcgaattttcaaatccattaaaatacaacaaccaataactcCTACTTAtaaaaattcacattttacatttatttCCATCACTTTACTGGTTTATAAAATCCACATTTTGACAGTTTTACTtgcattataataaaattttcatatatatatttttctaataatcttCATAACTAAAAAAGTACTTATTTTTCCAGATTTCTTAGTGTAAAGCATTAATAATTGATATttccaacattttttttttctcatttaagCGTGAGACAGTTTTACAGAAAGTAGACATTATTACAAAGTTTACAACAGAGTCTTTAGCATCACCATATAGTTGGGTTTTATTTATGTAACTCAGTAAAACGTCTCAAAAAGTTCTACAGTCGCTTGGGGCTTTGATTTCACTGAGGGGTGAAGCTGGGAAGTTTCAGTGAGTACAAGAACAGCCAGCATCTTTCGTCTCTTCTGCTCCCTCGTAGGCCGCCTTATAGCTTTTGTCCCATGTATCAGCAGCAGGTGCGGGGCTGGCTTCTGCATGAGGTATGTGCTTCGGATGTTTCTCTCTCTTGTCTCCTTTGATCTGCTTTAGAGCGTGTTTCAACGCTGGTAACAGTGCCTCCATACACTCGGCCACTGCATTTGGATTCCCGGGCATATTGATTATCTGAGAGACCAGAAACAACTAGAAGCGTGAGTGGTGACAACTTTTAGAGATGATAATACCAATTTGAACTTAGAGGTGATAATACCAATGTCGAGCCTCTGATTCCTGCTGCAGAGCGTGAGAGCATCGCAAATGGCGTTATCTGCTCACAGAGAAAATAGCAAAACGGGATCAGGTAACTACTACTCACCGCCACTCTTTTCCAGGATGGAGAAGAGCAACAACCATTcaaaccaatttaaaaaaattagtaaccaAAATCAAATCTGTATGCATCGTTTCCGTAGAGATCAGTTTGGGGTTGAGTTAATGTTTTAATATCCTTGATAAAATTAAGTTCCTGGTTGGTCCTGTTTTTCGAGTAAAAGACAAGAAGGAACAAGTACTTACCTTTAAGCTCTCTTGCATCATAACAAAGAGAAGACCGGGTGTTTCTCTCTCGATCACTTGTTTCGTTGCTTCAGGTGTTATATCTCTTGGAGTGAAGCCAGTACCACCTAAATGCAAGAAGCAACTCCATCAAAATATGATTACCAAATCCACGATACGTAACTAGATGTTTACATACCAAGTGTAAGAATGAGATCTATTTCGTCAACATCGCTCCATTTCTGAAGAATGTCTTTGATCCTTTCAACTTCATCGGGGACAACAGCTGTTGCAACTACCTTCGCTCCTCCCAGTTTCTCAGACGAGGAATCAATCACTGATACAGCCCTGGGCCCACTGCACGAAGAAAAGTATCATCACACTTACTCTGAAGTAGAGAAACCAGGGAGAAAAAAACTATCAAGAAAGGGATTAAGTTGTTTATGCGGAATGGCATCAGGATGAGATTTTACCTACAAGATGTAGCAAAGCACTGTGGTGCTTCCTTGTCTCACTATGACAAGGAGCAATATTACTTAGCGTGTTACTGTGGCATCGAATTAGTGACCTCACCAGAATAACGAACTGGAGAGATGTATCTAGATGCTCTTTCTTTATCGAAATTTTTAGATAAGTCTTAGAATAACTTCTCACTGTATTTTATTCTAGAGGAGGAGGTTAACAGTAAGCATACCTTCGATCAGGTCCAGCCCCAGCTGAAACCGTATCACTGACAGTAAGAATAGCCACTTTATAATCAGGCCCCGGTACTTCATTGTTCTTCATTTCTTTCGTAATAGATTTTGGTTCTgataatgagttttttttatctatagaGAAGCCACTGATATCGGAAACGATTACAGCTGATACAGAAGTTCCAGCAGAAAGCACTTTCCCCGTAGCAGGCAACTCCAACAGAGCATTAGCCGACCTCATACTTAAAAGCCGACTGCTCATCTGATGTCCTGTGCTCTCAGCAACAAATCTGACATCcaggtatatattattaatctatTTAAGATAGTAATACGTAATGCAACTTTCAAGAAAATCCATGACAGTCCACCTAGGTTTTTGACTCAAAAGCAGACTTAGTTATGAAAAAAACTCACCCGGAAGTCCCTGATCCATCGTTCTCTTTCCATTTGATGATGGCTCGATGAAACTCCGGACGAATGGAATCTGACTTTATGGGCTGCTGCAGTCGAGCTTGCACTCTGCACAAAGATTAGACGGTAATCTACCCTTTCACTGATGATCAAATTAAAGGAATTcattaacaacaaaaaaaattaacttcgGTAACCTCAGTGGATGAGGGCTTGTCCATCCTGCAAGCTGGCGGATTGCAGGCACAACAAAGAGATTGAAACAAACTAAACAGCTTACAGGATTCCCTGGTAACCCAAATGCAAGGACTGTTTTCCCCATCACACTTTTAGTTGGTTTTGCACTGATCTCAGCAAACGTCAAAGGTTTCCCAGGTTTCATTAATACCTGAAgcaaaaattatatatgaaatcTTCTCAGTTCGATCTGTATATCAGACTAAACATGGTCAACTTGTTGAGCTAGTTGAGAAATCAATCAGAAGAGGTGGATAAAAGACTGTCAGAAAACATAGAAGCCATTTATTCTGCTTTTAAGTACAGAAAGAAATAAACTCCCCAGAGATGATTGAGGAAACTAATACTGCTTATTACCTTGCTGAAATGTactttccctttctctttgagCAATGGCTTGACAAAGTCCCTGTCTCCCATTGAAACACCACCAGAAGATAAAATAATATCGACTCCAGAGGATATGGCTTCATCCAAAACTCTCTCAAGCTCTTTTCTATCATCTCTGACGATTCCGAGGTCAACAACTTTGCATTGTTGCTGCATCACTGCTGCTACTAACATTGCTCGATTCGAGTCCCTAATCTGCAGAGAGCCAATTGATTAGCCACTAAAGTAATATTGGGGTCCAAGATTTCAGAGAAATCTACATTCTGCATAATACCTGACCACGACCTAAAGTCCCAGCTGTCGGCTCGACAAGTTCATCCCCAGTAGAGAGAACAGCAACTGTTGGCATAGGGTATACCTACatggaagttttttttttttttgttttggacaGTCACAGAACTTCtagtaaatttgtaaatataaaaactGATATACAGCAGCAATACCTTCACCAAGGTTACTCCTGCAGTTGCTAACAAGCCAATTTCTGAGGCACCAATCCTTTCTCCAGTTTTTAGAACAGTTGCATCTTTCTCAATGTCACAACCCTAACATATAAGTTGAATGAATCTTGTGGAACTCTCAAACAATAATCAACATAAAATGATTCCAAACAGCTGGAAAACCGCCATTTCATTAACGTTTTAAGTTTGATGGTTGATAATAAAGTATGTTAATTCAAGTACATATCCTGATATCCAAACCTGAAACGTTATCGTGTTGCATGCATCCTAAAGTTTATTTAGAACAATAAATGGAAATGGACTAAAGAGAACAGTACGATAATACAACTATTTAGCAAACAGTCAAGGAGGCCAAAGATATCAACTACAAGATTGGTTATATAAGGGGGAAAAAATGAAACATACCACTCTACGGATGTCAGTGCCTTTCTTGGTTTGAATCAGTATTTTGACTCTTCTTGGCTCAGTTGAGACGTCTCCAATTACTTCAGTGTCCTCAACTTGGACAACTGCATCGGCACCATCAGGTATAGGTCCTGAAGAGCAACGTATCAAAGACAGAAAGGgttaaaatcaaagaaaaaactaCTTCCCAGACACTTCCCCACGCAGATACTACCAAATGGAAAACTGTAGTTATTGAGTGAAAATGGATAAAACATAAAAGTCAGGTACAAAGTTATCATATGAGCAAATGATATAAATCATGAGTAACTCTGAATGCAATTATACTAACCACCAGTTGTAACATAAGCCACAGTTCCAGGAGTAACAGTCACACCCAGGCCATCATTCCCAGCTCTTGATTCTGTAATCACCGGGTACTCTCCAGGACCATCTGACGCAACAACCGCGTACCCATCCTAATCAACATATATAAAACAACCATCTCCAGTTATTCAagtactctctctctaaaactcATCACCAGATTAGCATTTCTCatctctatattttataaatgtccCCAAATCAAACATCTATCAGAATAAAATAGAACCTCTACTGAAATCAAATCTATTCAACCTCACTCgcactaaaaaaaactaaaaatgttcATTTCAAATCAAGTCGATATAATATTCTTTAATCTCCTTATGGATTCGTTATAGATTGAATGATATTCACCTTGACGGAAGCTGGATACGGAGGCAGAGGATCAGGAGCGCGAATATCCTCCGCCAATACTTTTCCAAGCGCTTCCTGCAGCGATACGACTACGGGAGGCAGCCGCTCGGAGACGCTGAGTACGATCCTAAGAGCTTCCTCCGTCGGTATCATCTCCGTCTTTTCGTTGCTGCCACAACAACCTTCACTAGCATCCATATCTTCGCTGTTTGATTAGAGAGACGACAGGTCACTTGAAATTCCAATATGAAAGGTCAGAGAGGCGGAGAGCAAAGTTTGACGGCTTGTTTGGCAATCGGATTAGATCTGACTTTCATTTGGAAGATTAGGTTTGAACCGGTATTTTTAAACATGGACCAGACCGGCGGTAGCACCTAAACCGTAAACTGTAACATATTCGGGTAGGTATGGTAGATAATATATTCCAATAATTAAACCGATAAGAACTGTAGTAATtcaaaaaattacaaacaatCAAATAAACCAGATAAAACCCAAGccaaaatcatttttatatgctatttaattttaaaagttaagatTGTAATTTTTTAGTTTGTTATTCACTTTATttgtatttgaattttattttataattatttgtaattttaattatgtatttcaatgtatttttgttattgtctaattttatgtaattttacattatgtgaataaataaataaatatagttgaaacaaaaactctgcaactttttgaatgaatggtatttttcatatattcaaCTTTTTAGATAatcataaaaagaaattaagataaataaCGAACCATATAAATTtagggtatgaatggtgaccagaGAACGGCGAGGAATAATGCATTACTTAACGTTCCTGAAAAAATTCACCATTTACAAGGAATAATAATTTTCTCTCATtccttttcattcttttttttgtagagaattaaagaacaaaattattccttGATAAAATTGATAAGGAACAACTATTCCTTTTCATTTCCACTATTTCATTCTCGAACATTCATTTTTTATTCGTTCTTCTTGTTTTCTGAAGGGTCACCAATCAGACCcttagttattttattattaaattcaaCTGAGTCGATTCAATTCGGTTAAGCCATATACTAATCCATGACCCAAAAAGTTCTGATAACCGATCGGGTTTTAGAAAATATTGGTTTAAACCCACAACCAAACACCCCTCGTAGTAGCTCTCTCTCCCTCCTATGGTGGTAAAATAGGCAAGTAAATACAATCGGAGACCGTTCTGTTTCACTTCCCTCTCGCGATTCTCTCTTTAAACGGTCTCTGACTCTCAAACAACAATCCAAAATTGAAAATCGAGAACCCTAGAAAATCATCCTCTTCTCCAATCACCATAGGTTCACAGCATACAAATCCCAAAAAGCCATGTCCGGATCACAGATCCCCAGATCGAATCCGGATCGGGTCTCATCCCCCACGAGCTCCAAGTCCGTGACGCAGACGGTGAACGGGTCGCATCAATTCGTGATACAAGGGTACAGATTAGCGAAAGGGATGGGCGTTGGGAAGCACATCGCGAGCGATAACTTCTCCGTCGGAGGTTACCAGTGGGGGATCTTCTTCTACCCGGACGGTAAGAATCCGGAGGATAACTCGGCTTATGTATCCGTCTTCGTCGCGTTGGCTAGCGAAGGGACTGAAGTTAGGGCGCTTTTCGAGCTCGCTCTTGTTGACCAGAGTGGGAAGGGGAATCATAAGGTTCATAGCCATTTCGAGAGGTCGCTTGATAGTGGGCCTTATACTCTCAAATACAAAGGAAGCATGTGGTAATGATTATCACTCACTGATCATGATTCTTAAGTTTATATTTGATTAGAATCTATGGTTAAAGTTTCTAAATTAGCTTGTCTAGCTGCACTTTTGTGATTGAATTCTATGCTAGCCAAACGAAGAAGTGAAATTGATCACATGAATTAGAATGCATTATATCATGTGATGAGTTTTAATTGCCCTTCTGTGGAATTATGAGCTTGCTTGGAGTTTCCATAGCTGCTGGGTGTGCTTAGAACTTGTGAAATGCTAAGTAGGAATCCGAATTTGAACTCTTTCAGTGATGCATGATGTTCTATGTTGATGGTGTAAAGCATGAAAACGGAAGAATTTAGCTAGTCATAATGATGTGATTCTTTCCACCATTTCAAATTCTTGTTTGTGAGAACGATGTTGTGGCAAAGACAAAGATTTGGGTGGTTTTATGTTCATGATGGAAATGAAATTGAATGGGAAGATCTGTTAATCCTAAAGCGTTTATGCTGACTAAATTGTCTGAGTTTATTCAGACATAGTCTTAGGTTAGTTTTCACTGGAAGAAGTATCAGCTGTTCTTCAAATCTGTTTTGATCCTTTTTAAAAGAGATATGTATTTGATATATACATTTGTCTTTTGCTTACGATCAGCCAACTCGTGCTCCTCtgattctcttttcttttttttggtggtTTGATTAGGGGATACAAGCGTTTCTATAGACGTACCCAGCTGGAGACATCTGACTTTCTCAAAGACGATTGCCTGATAATCAACTGCACGGTTGGAGTTGTGGTTTCCGAGGTACACTGCCCACGTTTACACTCTATTCGCGTCCCAGATTCAGAACTTGGATCACATTTTGGAGTTTTGCTGGATAGCATGGAAGGTTCTGATGTCACTTTTGACATTGCTGGCGAAAAGTTTCAAGCTCATAAACTAGTACTGGCTGCTCGATCTCCATTTTTCAAGTCTAAATTTTTCACTGAGCCTGAAGAAAACAATAGAGAGGTTACGATCAACAATCTAGAACCAAAGGTTTTTAAGGTACATCATTGTGGTTTTctttacttgttttttttgtttgttcaaaaCATACCTTTATTTAGGCTCTATTCCTTCCAGGCTTTGCTACAATTCATGTATAAAGATTCTCTTCCGGAAGATGTGGAGCCTGTGGCAGCTCATACATATGACCTCTTAAAGCTGCCTGAAATGTACGAGACATTGATTGTGAAGCTCTTAGCAGCTGCTGACAAGTATAACCTGAATAGGCTCAGGTTGTTGTGTGAATCTCACATCTGCAAAGGTGTATCAGTAAAGTCCGTAGCCAAGATCTTAGCATTGGCTGACAGATATAAAGCTACAGAACTAAAGGACGTTTGCCTAAAATTCACTGCCGAGAATCTAGCAGGTAtgctttcttcttcatttttttcaagGAGCAGTATGCTTCTAAAGTTGCAATTACCGGTGGACAATCTTGTTTACGGTTTGGTCTTATGGAAATGGAAACCAAATAAAATCATCTGTATTATTCGGTTTAGTTTGCTTCGGTAGTACTAGATTTCGACTTTCCATATCGGGATTCCAAATTATAAACACATTACATTTCAGTTTACGTATTTTTGGTTTGGTCTGCTGTTTTATATGTCCACAAAGTGTATAATCGATCTTCTGTTGTGTTTGAATTTGGCTTCAATATTGCAGCTGTTCTGGAGACAGACGCTTACCAGCAGCTGAAGGATGAATGTCTGTCCCTCCAGTCCGAGCTTCTGAAGGCAGTGGCTGGTTATGAGGAAGCCAGCAACAGCGCAGGAGGAGCCAAGTCTCAGAGCGTTTGGGCTCAACTATCAGACGGCGGTGGTGATACCAGCAGCCGACATGTTAGACAACGCACCACCTAGATCCTTGATATGTCTTTTCTCAGGTTAATAACCATAGAGGGGGTATATAGTTTGCTTTTCTGTACTTTTTTCCAATGTTTACAAGGTTTTGTCGACGTGCTACTAGTTTGAATTATGAATCCTAACTCTATATTAGTGAGATATGAATCAACCTTTCACTTGTGTAGTAGTAGTTTCATATGTGTCCTTGTGTACGTGTTTCTCATATGTTTCATgctattaataatattttcaaatcccATAAATTCCAGAACATTCTTGTATCATATAAGATAGGCCAAATTAATAGAAAAAGTTGCATTGTATCACACAATTTAAAACACCAAAGAGAGTTCTACAACATCCTCTTCATATCATCTTTTTATCGACTTTTGTTCAACGTCCTTATGGCATGGATTTGGAGGCTCGAATCCATTATGAATCTTGGTTTTTCAGGGTATCTGTTGAAAAAGTGTATTCCTAATCAGCCGGTTATGGTCTCGGTTCAATCAAGGAAGAGATTGAATAATGGTTAGCTGGTTAAAGCTTAGATCAAATGTCACGTGGGTGACACGTGTTAAAAGTCAACGGTTTCCAAAACGTATGAGGTGGAAAAGAGAGCTATAACCTAATCTTCTCGGTTTCCATTCAATCGTAAGACCCAAGTCTGATAGCTCGAAGCCTAAACGACGGTTATTGTACCATAACCGGTTACGGTGGTACAATAAAAATATCGAACGATGCAGATCTCGCACGATACATATAACACATTGGTCAACTGTATTACGTTACAAATGCAAAAAATATTTGAtcctatttttgaaatatttactcTCAGAGACACAAGTTGAGTTTACAATATCACTAAGaaacacattatatatttaGCACACTTTCTTATGCTAAGTTTACTAAAATAACCCTCAACGAAGTGACATCTTGAGTTAACTAGAAATCTCATCCAACTAACCAAACTCGTTACCAACCCAACTAACCAAAACCGAtatcttatttttatctttttacaaaatcttaaaattttaaccaTTTACAAAACAGATGACCTTATTTCTTCCCCTTACTTCACAAATCTATCACCGGTGAGATGAACCCTAATTTATTTCTCTCCCGATTTCTTCTAGATCCAGAAG encodes:
- the LOC106435059 gene encoding BTB/POZ and MATH domain-containing protein 5-like, producing MSGSQIPRSNPDRVSSPTSSKSVTQTVNGSHQFVIQGYRLAKGMGVGKHIASDNFSVGGYQWGIFFYPDGKNPEDNSAYVSVFVALASEGTEVRALFELALVDQSGKGNHKVHSHFERSLDSGPYTLKYKGSMWGYKRFYRRTQLETSDFLKDDCLIINCTVGVVVSEVHCPRLHSIRVPDSELGSHFGVLLDSMEGSDVTFDIAGEKFQAHKLVLAARSPFFKSKFFTEPEENNREVTINNLEPKVFKALLQFMYKDSLPEDVEPVAAHTYDLLKLPEMYETLIVKLLAAADKYNLNRLRLLCESHICKGVSVKSVAKILALADRYKATELKDVCLKFTAENLAAVLETDAYQQLKDECLSLQSELLKAVAGYEEASNSAGGAKSQSVWAQLSDGGGDTSSRHVRQRTT
- the LOC106435039 gene encoding molybdopterin biosynthesis protein CNX1; translation: MDASEGCCGSNEKTEMIPTEEALRIVLSVSERLPPVVVSLQEALGKVLAEDIRAPDPLPPYPASVKDGYAVVASDGPGEYPVITESRAGNDGLGVTVTPGTVAYVTTGGPIPDGADAVVQVEDTEVIGDVSTEPRRVKILIQTKKGTDIRRVGCDIEKDATVLKTGERIGASEIGLLATAGVTLVKVYPMPTVAVLSTGDELVEPTAGTLGRGQIRDSNRAMLVAAVMQQQCKVVDLGIVRDDRKELERVLDEAISSGVDIILSSGGVSMGDRDFVKPLLKEKGKVHFSKVLMKPGKPLTFAEISAKPTKSVMGKTVLAFGLPGNPVSCLVCFNLFVVPAIRQLAGWTSPHPLRVQARLQQPIKSDSIRPEFHRAIIKWKENDGSGTSGFVAESTGHQMSSRLLSMRSANALLELPATGKVLSAGTSVSAVIVSDISGFSIDKKNSLSEPKSITKEMKNNEVPGPDYKVAILTVSDTVSAGAGPDRSGPRAVSVIDSSSEKLGGAKVVATAVVPDEVERIKDILQKWSDVDEIDLILTLGGTGFTPRDITPEATKQVIERETPGLLFVMMQESLKITPFAMLSRSAAGIRGSTLIINMPGNPNAVAECMEALLPALKHALKQIKGDKREKHPKHIPHAEASPAPAADTWDKSYKAAYEGAEETKDAGCSCTH